A genomic segment from Aegilops tauschii subsp. strangulata cultivar AL8/78 chromosome 1, Aet v6.0, whole genome shotgun sequence encodes:
- the LOC109762301 gene encoding uncharacterized protein, with protein MADAPLYKQCCRYTRELHDVDLHGNHKLHVVCTSKGQDVDKMLSTLRRKLGGMPVNLVGVNVEYTHYVKPRRVAVLQLCVEKECLVYHISAAKDRPMELDKFLMNDEYTFTGFAIEGDKKQAEALWLGDQLRQLH; from the exons ATGGCGGATGCACCTCTGTACAAGCAGTGCTGCAGGTACACCAGGGAGCTCCACGACGTCGACCTCCACGGCAACCACAAGCTCCACGTCGTTTGCACAAGCAAGGGTCAAGACGTGGACAAGATGTTGTCCACGCTTAGGAGGAAGCTCGGTGGAATGCCCGTCAATCTAGTCGGCGTTAATGTCGAGTACACGCACTACGTGAAGCCACGGCGGGTAGCAGTGCTCCAGCTATGCGTAGAAAAAGAATGCCTTGTCTACCACATCTCTGCAGCTAAAGACAG GCCAATGgaactagacaaattcctcatgaATGATGAATACACCTTCACCGGATTTGCCATTGAAGGAGACAAAAAACAAGCTGAAGCTTTGTGGCTTGGAGATCAACTCCGACAACTACATTGA